A genomic region of Platichthys flesus chromosome 4, fPlaFle2.1, whole genome shotgun sequence contains the following coding sequences:
- the LOC133951776 gene encoding uncharacterized protein LOC133951776: MLNPQQHAELLLRDTLPVFGKPWFWQRRSSTMESTRSLAQVIMEMRDDIKKLEVENQELRGDYGPRAFGAKSGEESRVSSALENPYMNLRRNVSAPVLEGQYKENTVMTVRRYSISSNLSGVTLREGRTDRVRRVENGWRRLQEQIQHGNGVFGNPVREVGKVTNRHSLQEYVHKNRAKVKTVTFLLPVDDIYTNRPVLTKHREESKTSELASIMETDS, translated from the exons ATGTTAAATCCACAGCAGCACGCTGAGCTTCTCCTGCGTGACACGCTGCCGGTGTTTGGGAAGCCGTGGTTCTGGCAGCGCAGAAGCAGCACCATGGAGAGCACCCGCAGCCTGGCGCAGGTCATCATGGAGATGCGCGATGATATCAagaagctggaggtggagaACCAAGAGCTGAGGGGAGACTACGGTCCGAGAGCATTTGGGGCCAAGTCCGGGGAGGAGAGCCGGGTGTCTTCAGCACTTGAGAACCCATATATGAACCTGAGACGAAACGTGTCTGCACCGGTCCTGGAGGGACAATACAAGG AGAACACTGTCATGACTGTCCGGCGGTACTCCATAAGCTCCAACCTGTCTGGGGTGACACTGAGAGAGGGGAGGACCGACAGGGTGCGGCGGGTTGAGAATGGATGGAGAAGGCTACAAGAACAAATCCAGCACGGGAACGGCGTCTTTGGTAACCCAGTGAGAGAAGTGGGAAAAGTGACCAACAGACACTCCCTGCAGGAATATGTCCACAAAAACAG gGCCAAGGTTAAAACTGTCACCTTCCTTCTACCCGTGGACGACATCTACACTAACCGTCCAGTTCTGACCAAACACCGGGAGGAGTCTAAAACTTCTGAGCTTGCCTCCATAATGGAGACAGATTCTTGA